In Microcella indica, the genomic window GCGAGAGCCTGCGGCTCGGCGACGGCGCCGGACTCGTGCTGCACGGCACGGTGACCGAGGCGGACCCGGCCGCCGTCGCACTGCGGGTCGAGCGCGTCGAGCGCCACGAGCGGCCTGCGCCGCGCATCCTGCTCGCGCAGGCGCTCGCCAAAGGCGACCGGGACGAGCTCGCCGTGCAGGCCGCGACAGAGCTGGGCGTCGGCGGTGTCATCCCCTGGCAGGCCGCGCGCAGCGTGTCGCGGTGGGAGGGGCCCAAGGTCGCGAAGGGCGTCGCGCGCTGGCAGTCGATCGTGCGCGAGGCGAGCAAGCAGTCGTTGCGGCCGTGGCTGCCCGAGGTCGAGCAGCTCGCCTCGACTCGGGAGCTTGCGGCGCGAGCATCCGGTGCCGTCATGTTCGTGCTCGACACCGCGGGCGAGCGCCCGCTCACCGCCCTGACCGCGGCCGACCTGGGGGAGCGCGACCTCGTGCTCGTCGTCGGGC contains:
- a CDS encoding 16S rRNA (uracil(1498)-N(3))-methyltransferase encodes the protein MAHFYLDESLAAQLSAAGEETGAVVALQGADARHAVTVARVRSGESLRLGDGAGLVLHGTVTEADPAAVALRVERVERHERPAPRILLAQALAKGDRDELAVQAATELGVGGVIPWQAARSVSRWEGPKVAKGVARWQSIVREASKQSLRPWLPEVEQLASTRELAARASGAVMFVLDTAGERPLTALTAADLGERDLVLVVGPEGGITDAELAELEAAGAHRVRLGDTVLRTSTAGPAAIALLNAALGRW